A genomic region of Zea mays cultivar B73 chromosome 6, Zm-B73-REFERENCE-NAM-5.0, whole genome shotgun sequence contains the following coding sequences:
- the LOC103629969 gene encoding zinc finger MYM-type protein 1 produces the protein MERFFKRKAPEPDSANIASNLCLDDINWEEEIKYDPGLRKQIDDYHPNLREMVRRKYLEKGPCQPRTCSFPVTNIGGGPRRFIPDWFDEFGSWLEYSESKDRAYCFSCFLFRGKKDGGYEAFVKNGWNGFHRKQRLREHVGDVGRSHYLAMKKCDDLLQTRQHINVAFRGVSESAKRDYMIRLNGSIDVARMLAKQGLPFRGHDESKDSLNRGNFREFRDFAAEQNPVLRKATSKGKSENSLLVSPEIQRDIVHCFAKEVLQAILEEIRNDVFCLLVDESRDVSWKEQMAVVLRYVDKCGIVKERFVGLVHVSETTSAHLKSSIDALFAELNLSLKQVRGQGYDGASNMRGEFNGLQSLIMRENSSAYYVHCFAHQLQLVLVAIVRKHKGVSDFFTKVSILLNVVGGSAKRREMIRDINLKEMSKALGCGQLQTGTGLNQEQSVQRPRDTRWSSHYKSLKSIVDMFSTIMKVLEIVEKDKDWKIRDQASNLREYFQSFDSIFYLHLMLTILGITNTLCLALQRKDQDIVNAINCVRATRCQLDELRREKWEKLIDDVYEFCEKNDIAKLEMEDEYIDPKKRRHKSGITNKHYYQVDCFNDIIDWVLQELDSRFNETSSQLLVCSASFSPRDSFCDFNVDKLLSLAKLYPHDFDSGNLRDLSNELGLYIFDVRNDDRFSNIQTIAELSQKMVETRKHDRYPLVYRLLKLVLVLPVATATVERIFSGMKIVKTNLRNRIGDQFMSDCLICYVEKEEMMKVTNESVIRRFMKMQERRFDDN, from the coding sequence ATGGAAAGATTTTTCAAAAGAAAAGCGCCAGAGCCAGATAGTGCCAACATTGCTAGCAATCTGTGTTTGGATGATATCAACTGGGAAGAGGAGATTAAATATGATCCAGGTTTGCGGAAACAAATAGATGACTACCATCCTAATCTCAGAGAAATGGTGAGAAGAAAGTACTTGGAAAAAGGGCCTTGTCAACCTCGCACATGTAGTTTTCCTGTAACAAATATTGGAGGAGGGCCAAGAAGGTTTATTCCAGATTGGTTTGATGAGTTTGGAAGTTGGCTTGAATACAGTGAATCTAAAGATAGAGCGTATTGTTTTTCCTGTTTCCTATTCAGAGGAAAGAAAGATGGTGGATATGAAGCTTTTGTGAAAAATGGTTGGAATGGTTTTCACAGAAAACAAAGGCTGAGAGAACATGTGGGTGATGTTGGTCGCTCGCACTATCTAGCAATGAAGAAGTGTGATGATTTGTTGCAAACAAGACAACACATTAATGTGGCTTTCCGTGGTGTAAGTGAAAGTGCTAAGAGGGACTATATGATTCGACTGAATGGGTCTATTGATGTCGCTAGAATGTTAGCAAAGCAAGGCTTGCCTTTCCGAGGCCATGATGAGTCAAAGGATTCCCTAAATAGAGGGAATTTCAGGGAATTTCGTGATTTTGCAGCGGAGCAAAATCCAGTATTAAGGAAGGCAACAAGTAAAGGAAAATCAGAAAATAGTCTTTTGGTTTCTCCTGAAATACAAAGGGACATTGTGCATTGTTTTGCAAAGGAGGTGTTACAGGCTATTCTAGAAGAAATTCGGAATGATGTTTTTTGCTTGCTAGTTGATGAGTCAAGAGATGTTTCTTGGAAAGAACAAATGGCTGTGGTCTTGAGATATGTAGATAAATGTGGAATTGTGAAAGAAAGATTTGTTGGACTTGTTCATGTAAGTGAAACAACTTCAGCCCATCTTAAGTCTTCCATTGATGCACTATTTGCTGAGCTTAACTTAAGTTTGAAGCAAGTTAGAGGCCAAGGATATGATGGTGCTAGCAATATGAGAGGTGAGTTCAATGGCTTGCAATCATTGATCATGAGAGAAAATAGTTCAGCTTATTATGTGCATTGTTTTGCTCACCAACTCCAATTAGTCCTTGTGGCTATTGTGAGAAAGCATAAAGGGGTTAGTGATTTTTTTACCAAGGTTTCCATATTATTAAATGTTGTTGGTGGATCAGCTAAGAGAAGGGAAATGATTAGAGATATTAACCTTAAAGAAATGAGTAAGGCACTTGGGTGTGGGCAACTTCAAACTGGTACAGGGTTAAATCAAGAGCAAAGTGTTCAAAGACCTAGAGATACTCGTTGGAGTTCTCATTATAAATCTCTGAAGAGTATAGTTGACATGTTTTCTACAATAATGAAGGTACTAGAAATTGTGGAAAAGGATAAGGACTGGAAAATTAGAGATCAAGCATCAAATCTTCGGGAGTATTTCCAGTCTTTTGACTCCATCTTCTATTTGCATCTCATGTTGACTATATTAGGAATCACAAATACCTTGTGCTTAGCACTGCAGCGCAAGGATCAAGACATAGTGAATGCTATTAACTGTGTGAGAGCCACTAGATGCCAATTAGATGAGCTTAGAAGAGAAAAGTGGGAAAAACTAATAGATGATGTGTATGAATTTTGTGAGAAGAATGATATTGCCAAATTGGAAATGGAAGATGAATATATTGATCCAAAGAAGAGGAGGCACAAATCTGGAATCACAAACAAGCATTACTATCAAGTAGATTGTTTCAATGATATTATTGATTGGGTACTCCAAGAGCTTGACAGCCGCTTTAACGAGacaagctctcaattgcttgtatGCTCGGCCTCTTTTAGTCCAAGAGACTCGTTTTGTGATTTTAATGTGGACAAGTTGTTGAGCCTAGCAAAGCTTTATCCACATGATTTTGATTCTGGGAATCTGAGGGACCTTAGCAATGAACTTGGCCTCTACATATTTGATGTGAGAAATGATGATAGATTCTCCAACATACAAACTATTGCTGAGCTTTCTCAGAAAATGGTGGAGACTAGAAAACATGATCGTTACCCACTAGTTTATCGACTTCTGAAGCTTGTACTAGTACTGCCAGTTGCTACTGCTACAGTTGAGAGGATTTTCTCTGGCATGAAGATTGTGAAAACAAATTTGCGCAACCGCATCGGTGATCAATTTATGAGCGATTGTCTTATTTGCTATGTGGAGAAAGAAGAAATGATGAAAGTCACGAATGAGTCTGTGATTCGTCGCTTCATGAAAATGCAAGAACGCAGATTTGATGATAATTAA
- the LOC100384841 gene encoding Potassium transporter 24, which yields MDAESGRGAAGARKKSWRSELVLAYQSLGVVYGDLATSPLYVYKSAFAGGDIEHSEGNEEIYGVLSLVFWTLTLITLLKYVLVVLRAADDGEGGTFALYSLICRRVRAGLLPGVGDSAVDELKDQPDGALPPPASSVRAALQQRRELQWLLLLFALLGTSMVIGDGVLTPAVSVFSAVSGLKLSMVNEQHQYVLLPVTCVILVGLFALQHFGTHRVGFLFAPIVCLWLLCISTIGVYNIFIWNPHIYKALSPYYMYRFLQKTQVGGWMSLGGILLCVTGSEAMYADLGHFSQSSIKIAFTAVVYPSLVLAYMGQAAYISRHHNFERNHHIGFYISVPEKIRWPILGIAILAAVVGSQAVITGTFSVIKQCCSLNCFPRVKIVHTSSTVHGQIYIPEINWILMILCLAVTIGFRNTKQMANAQGLAVITVMIVTTCFMSLVIVLCWNKNVVFALAFLLFFGAIEAVYFSASLMKFHEGAWVPIIVSFIFLTVMCVWHYGTAKKYEFDVENKVSISWLLNLGSSLGIVRVRGIGLIHTELVSGIPAIFSHFVTNLPAFHQVLVFLCIKSVSVPHVQPEERFLVGRIGLKQYRLYRVVVRYGYRDVQQDSLQFEKALVSSIAEFIRSGDSDQNGYPDGSESPYERLSIISKGLPFQEADGDGSPSPESSARKDTNPILVSSKSRRVRFVLPENAQINSQVRNELQELTEAREAGMSFIMGRSYMKAKSGSSLMKRIAINFIYEFLTRNSRGPAYAANVPHVSTLEVGMVCQV from the exons ATGGATGCAGAGAGCGGCCGCGGCGCCGCGGGTGCGCGCAAGAAG TCATGGCGGTCAGAGCTGGTGCTAGCCTACCAGAGCCTCGGCGTCGTGTACGGCGATTTGGCGACGTCGCCGCTCTACGTGTACAAGAGCGCCTTCGCCGGCGGCGACATCGAGCACTCTGAGGGCAACGAAGAGATCTACGGCGTGCTGTCGCTCGTGTTCTGGACGCTCACCCTCATTACGCTCCTCAAGTACGTGCTCGTCGTCCTGCGCGCCGCCGATGACGGCGAGGGCGGCACCTTCGCGCTCTACTCCCTCATATGCCGCCGGGTCCGCGCGGGGCTCCTCCCTGGCGTCGGCGACAGCGCTGTCGACGAGCTCAAGGACCAGCCCGACGGCGCGCTGCCGCCGCCAGCGTCGAGCGTGCGCGCGGCGCTGCAGCAGCGCAGGGAGCTgcagtggctgctgctgctgttcgCTCTGCTCGGGACGTCCATGGTCATCGGCGACGGCGTGCTCACCCCTGCTGTCTCCG TGTTCTCAGCGGTTTCGGGGCTCAAGCTGTCAATGGTCAATGAACAGCACCAAT ATGTTTTGCTTCCAGTAACATGTGTGATCCTGGTAGGCTTGTTCGCCTTGCAACACTTCGGCACGCACAGGGTCGGATTCCTCTTCGCGCCTATTGTTTGCTTGTGGCTTCTCTGCATAAGCACCATAGGGGTCTACAACATCTTCATTTGGAATCCCCATATCTATAAAGCCCTGTCACCATACTACATGTACCGATTTCTCCAGAAGACACAAGTTGGAGGCTGGATGTCACTGGGTGGGATCCTTTTATGTGTAACCG GTTCTGAAGCTATGTATGCGGACCTTGGACATTTCTCTCAGTCTTCAATCAAG ATTGCTTTCACAGCGGTAGTTTATCCGTCACTCGTACTTGCCTATATGGGACAAGCTGCTTATATTTCACGGCATCACAATTTTGAGAGGAACCACCATATTGGATTTTACATATCAGTACCTG AAAAGATCAGATGGCCTATTCTGGGGATTGCAATCCTTGCAGCTGTAGTTGGGAGCCAAGCAGTTATCACTGGCACATTCTCAGTTATCAAACAGTGTTGCTCCTTGAATTGCTTTCCAAGGGTGAAGATTGTGCATACATCCTCCACAGTACATGGCCAAATATACATACCAGAGATCAACTGGATCTTAATGATACTGTGCTTGGCTGTTACTATAGGCTTCAGAAACACGAAACAGATGGCAAATGCACAAG GGTTGGCGGTTATAACAGTTATGATTGTCACAACTTGCTTTATGTCACTCGTCATTGTCCTTTGTTGGAACAAGAATGTTGTATTTGCTCTTGCcttccttcttttcttcggtGCAATCGAAGCTGTCTACTTCTCAGCTTCCCTGATGAAGTTCCATGAAGGAGCTTGGGTGCCTATAATTGTTTCCTTCATTTTCTTGACTGTGATGTGCGTTTGGCACTATGGAACAGCAAAGAAGTACGAATTCGATGTGGAAAACAAGGTCTCAATAAGTTGGCTTCTGAATTTAGGCTCTTCGTTGGGTATTGTTCGGGTCAGAGGCATTGGCCTGATACATACAGAGCTTGTGTCTGGGATTCCTGCCATTTTCTCCCACTTTGTCACCAACCTCCCTGCATTTCATCAG GTTCTGGTCTTCCTATGCATCAAATCCGTTTCTGTACCACATGTCCAACCTGAGGAGCGATTTTTGGTCGGACGCATTGGCCTGAAACAATACAGGCTATACCGGGTAGTTGTCCGATACGGGTACCGGGATGTTCAACAGGACAGCCTGCAGTTTGAGAAGGCCCTAGTGAGCAGCATTGCCGAGTTCATCCGCTCGGGGGACTCGGATCAAAACGGTTATCCGGATGGCTCAGAGAGTCCGTATGAGAGGTTGTCTATTATCAGCAAAGGCCTGCCATTTCAAGAGGCTGACGGTGACGGATCACCATCACCTGAATCATCTGCTCGGAAGGATACAAACCCAATCTTAGTATCCTCCAAGTCGAGGAGAGTGAGGTTTGTGCTCCCAGAAAATGCGCAGATCAACAGCCAAGTGCGCAACGAGCTGCAAGAGCTGACTGAGGCAAGAGAGGCAGGCATGTCCTTCATCATGGGGCGCTCGTATATGAAGGCGAAAAGTGGGTCTAGCCTGATGAAGCGGATTGCCATAAACTTCATCTATGAGTTCCTGACGAGGAATAGCCGAGGTCCCGCCTACGCGGCTAACGTGCCACATGTTTCCACCCTTGAGGTAGGAATGGTCTGCCAAGTCTGA